One Candidatus Rokuibacteriota bacterium DNA segment encodes these proteins:
- a CDS encoding nucleotidyltransferase family protein — translation MGIEEILGERRIDILRIAAHHGARNVRVSGSVARGDARADSDIDLLVDVGSERSTFFPAGLVADLEECLGRRVDVLTEGALHWYIRDRVLREAVPL, via the coding sequence GTGGGCATCGAGGAGATCCTGGGGGAGCGGCGGATCGACATTCTGCGGATCGCCGCCCACCATGGAGCACGGAACGTCCGCGTGTCCGGCTCGGTCGCCCGCGGGGACGCGCGAGCGGACAGCGACATCGACCTGCTCGTGGACGTGGGCTCGGAGCGCAGCACGTTCTTCCCCGCCGGGCTGGTCGCCGACCTCGAGGAGTGCTTGGGGCGCCGGGTCGACGTGCTCACCGAGGGCGCGCTCCACTGGTACATTCGCGACCGGGTGCTTCGAGAAGCCGTCCCCCTGTGA